The stretch of DNA GTTTGAACTATCCGTAGAGTCCACCTTTGCAGCGGCACATCAACTGCGCGGGTATAAGGGCAAGTGCGAGGCCCTACACGGCCACAACTGGCGCGTACAGGTTGTCGTGCAGGCCGATAAACTTAACGAAATTGATATCGCTGTTGATTTCCACGATATTAAAAAGCTCACAAAAGATGTGACCTCTCAACTTGACCATGCGTTTCTGAACGACATCTTTCCGTTTACTCAGATAAACCCATCCTCTGAAAACATAGCCAAGTGGATTTACGATACGTTAAGAAAAAAAATATCAACCGAGCACGCTCGGCTGCTCTCAGTTACCGTGTGGGAATCTGAAACCGCCGCCGCCACCTACTACGAGGATTGATGTGCCGAACTCAGAGTTTATAAACAAAATCCTTGATGCCGCAAAATCCAAAGGCGGGGTAAAGTGTGAGGTGTTTGCTGCCTCCGGAACAAGCATTGAGGCAGAGGCTAAAGAGGGTGAGGTGGAAAGTCTGGAACGCGCCCAAAGCTCAGGGTTTTCTATACGCATACTTAAAGACTTTAGACAGGGGCTTGCGTATTCCACAGACTTTGAAAAATGGCCGGAGGTGCTTGACAACGCTCTTGAAGCCGCAAAGTGGACTCAAAGAGACGAAAACATAGAGTTTTCCCCGCATCAGCACTACACTGATGTTGACATATATGATAAAAACATTGTCTCAGTTAAAGAAGATAGTGTTATAGCAATGGCTATGGATATTGAAAGAGCCGCCATTAACGAAAGTGCTAGGATAAAACGCGTAAGAAATGCCTCGGCCTCTGTTGCCGTCTCAGAGATACAAATAGCAAACACTGAGGGGCTCTCCGGCTTTTACAGTTCAACACAATGCAGCTTTTCAGTTATGGCTATGGCTGAGGAAAATGGTGACACTCAATCGGGCTGGCACTATGAAACAAACCGATACCTGCCTGAGGCTTCAATTGCCGCAAGTGTCGGAAAAACCGCTGCACTCAAAGCTCTTGAGCTCCTTGGCGCAAAAGCGTTTAAATCACTAAAAACCTCAATTGTTATGGATAACTCAGTGGCGGTGGATTTCTTAAGTCTCATCGCATCCTCCCTGTCTTCTGAAAACGTACAAAAAGGGAAATCCATGCTTTCAGGTAAACTCTCTCAGGCAATCATTTCTAAACACGTTAATATAATAGATGACGCAACAATGCCCAAAAACTCTGCAAGCCGTCCCTTTGACAGCGAGGGTGTGCCGTCTCAGCGGACTGTACTGATTAACGAGGGAACTCTTAAAGGTTACCTGTATAATCTCTATACAGCTAAAAAGGACAATGTAAGATCAACCGGAAATGCCGCAAGAGGCGGAATAAAGGGGTTTCCACTGGTGGGTTCGTCAAATCTATACATTGAGCCGGCAGGAGAAAAATATAAATATAAAAACCTTGATGAAATGTTTAAAGAAATGGGAACAGGACTTTACATAACGGACGCTATGGGAGTGCACATGGCTAACCGCATAACCGGAGATTTTTCGGTAGGAGTAAGCGGCATCCTGATAGAAAACGGAGTCCGGGCATTTCCTTTTAAGGAGGCTGTGATGAGCGGTAATTTACTTGATTTTTTTAAAAACATTGAGGCATTCACCTCTGAAATAAAATTCTATGGGCGATACGGCAGCCCCTCATTACTCATAAAGGACGTGGATATAAGCGGCTAGGAGTCAGCGACTCCAGGCAGGTGGTCAGCGACCACTGGGGAGTCGGCGACTCCATGCAATTAGAGAATGATTAAAACGATATTGGAGGGATAAATGGATTATTTCTTTACAGAAGAGCAAATTATGATAAGGGATTTGGCACGGCAAATCGCAGAGGAGAGAGTGGTTCCTGTGCGTGCGGAGTTGGATGAAAAAGAGGAATTCCCAAGAGACATTATGAAAGTAATTGCGCAGGCTGACCTTTTTGGATTATTTGTGCCGGAGCAATACGGAGGGCTTGGTAAGGGGGCGGTAGAGCTTTGCATAGCGGTAGAGGAATTAAGCCGGGCATGTCTTGGCGTTTCAACAAGTTATGCCGCTAATGCGCTCGGCACTTTTCCGATTCTCCTTTTTGGCACAGATACTCAAAAGAACACATATCTGCCTGATATTGCTGCCGGTAAAAAACTGGTGGCGTTTGGCCTTACCGAGGCCAATGCCGGAAGCGATGCCGCAGGGATTCAAACAACCGCTGTAAAAGACGGCGATGATTACATATTAAACGGCACCAAGCAGTGGATAACCAATGGCAGTGAGGCCGAGATATACACAATAATTGCCATGACAGATAAAGCCAAGGGAGCTAGAGGCGCATCCGCCTTCATCGTTGAAAAGGGAACGCCAGGATTCACTTTCGGAAAGAAAGAAAAGAAGATGGGGATAAGAGCCTCAGTCACATGTGAGCTTGTGTTTGACAATTGCAGAGTGCCTAAGGAAAACATTCTTGGCAAAGAGGGTATGGGCTTTATTGTAGCCATGAAGACACTCGATCAGTCAAGAATCGGAGTGGGAGCTCAGGGACTTGGCGTTGCTCAGGGGGCTTTTGAGGAGGCTGTAAAATTTGCGAAAACCCGTATTCAGTTTGAAAAACCCATTATAAGTTTTCAGGCAATTCAGCACATGATTGCAGATATGGCAATTGAGATAGAGGCCGCACGCGCATTGATTTATTCTGTGGCCAGATTTATAGATAGCGGAGCTAAAGACATCACAAAACCCTCAGCTATGGCCAAAACTTTTGCTACCGACATTGGGATGAAGGTTACAACTAATGCGCTTCAGGTTATGGGCGGCTCCGGTTACATGCGCGACTATCCGGTTGAAAAAATGATGCGGGACGCTAAGATTTTACAAATCTATGAGGGCACTAACCAAATTCAAAGAAATGTCATCTGCCAAAACCTGATTAAAGAGTTTTCACGGATGAAATAAATTGGTGATGATGAATTTTAATTATATCCGTTGCCAAAAGTATGATAGTGTAGATTCTGGTAAGGAGGAGATTGCCACACCCCCTGCGGGGGTTCGCAATGACGGCATGGAGCAGTGCTCCCTATCCGTCATTACGAGGAGCGTCAGCGACGTAGTAATCTCTTCCTTTTCTTTATCCGTCAGTATAAAGAGCGGAGGCGGCATGGAAATGTCAGCTTTGACAAGTAAAGCATTAACAAATAAAACATGAGAAAGGTATAAACATGAAAATAGTCGTATGTATTAAGCAGGTGCCGGATACGGCTGAGGTAAAGATTAATCCTCAAACTAATACGCTTATGAGAGACGGGGTGCCAAGTATCATAAACCCTTACGATTTACACGCAATCGAGGCTGCGGTTGCAATTAAAGAGGTGATGGATGCAACGGTTACCGTGCTTACGATGGGACCTCCTCAGGCTGAGGTTGCGCTTCGGGAATCAATTGCAATGGGAGCTGACGAGGCAGTGCTGCTTAGCGACAGAGCGTTTGCTGGCTCAGACACATGGGCTACCGCCTACACACTTTCCGGCGCCCTAAAAAAACTCGGGTTTGATTTAATCTTTTGCGGTAAACAAGCCATTGACGGCGACACCGCTCAGGTGGGGCCCGCTATGGCGGAGTTTCTCGATATTCCGCATGTAGCGTATGTAAGCAAAATTAACTCCATCTCTGATACCAGCGTTGAGGTGCGGCGGATGATGGATGATGGCTACGATGTCGTTGAGACCTCCGTCCCTGTGCTCTTTACCGTTGTAAGGGAACTTAATCAGCCGCGGTTTGCCTCGCTTAAGGGAAAGATGCGGGCTAAAAATGCCCAAATAAAAAAACTCACCCATGCCGATATTGGATTAGATGAAAAAGACCTGGGGCTTTCCGGCTCCCCCACCCAGGTAAAAAACATCTTTGCGCCTGAGATGAAAAAGGAACGCGTTGTGTTTGAAGGTAAGCCAGAGGAACAGGTCACAGAACTTCATAACGTACTGAAATCTGTTAAATGTATATAAATGGAAAAATGCTTATTCCTTTAGATCAGGAAAACTTATTAAACAATGAAAATAAAGGATAAAAGATGAGATTGCCACGGGATTTCATCCCTCGCAATGACAACAACTCCGCGCCGTCTTTGCGAGGAGCGACAGCGACCAGGGGAATCACCTGTAGGGGAGGGCAATCTCATCATTATTGCCT from Nitrospirota bacterium encodes:
- a CDS encoding electron transfer flavoprotein subunit beta/FixA family protein translates to MKIVVCIKQVPDTAEVKINPQTNTLMRDGVPSIINPYDLHAIEAAVAIKEVMDATVTVLTMGPPQAEVALRESIAMGADEAVLLSDRAFAGSDTWATAYTLSGALKKLGFDLIFCGKQAIDGDTAQVGPAMAEFLDIPHVAYVSKINSISDTSVEVRRMMDDGYDVVETSVPVLFTVVRELNQPRFASLKGKMRAKNAQIKKLTHADIGLDEKDLGLSGSPTQVKNIFAPEMKKERVVFEGKPEEQVTELHNVLKSVKCI
- the queD gene encoding 6-carboxytetrahydropterin synthase QueD; the protein is MFELSVESTFAAAHQLRGYKGKCEALHGHNWRVQVVVQADKLNEIDIAVDFHDIKKLTKDVTSQLDHAFLNDIFPFTQINPSSENIAKWIYDTLRKKISTEHARLLSVTVWESETAAATYYED
- a CDS encoding acyl-CoA dehydrogenase family protein, which codes for MDYFFTEEQIMIRDLARQIAEERVVPVRAELDEKEEFPRDIMKVIAQADLFGLFVPEQYGGLGKGAVELCIAVEELSRACLGVSTSYAANALGTFPILLFGTDTQKNTYLPDIAAGKKLVAFGLTEANAGSDAAGIQTTAVKDGDDYILNGTKQWITNGSEAEIYTIIAMTDKAKGARGASAFIVEKGTPGFTFGKKEKKMGIRASVTCELVFDNCRVPKENILGKEGMGFIVAMKTLDQSRIGVGAQGLGVAQGAFEEAVKFAKTRIQFEKPIISFQAIQHMIADMAIEIEAARALIYSVARFIDSGAKDITKPSAMAKTFATDIGMKVTTNALQVMGGSGYMRDYPVEKMMRDAKILQIYEGTNQIQRNVICQNLIKEFSRMK
- a CDS encoding TldD/PmbA family protein; translation: MPNSEFINKILDAAKSKGGVKCEVFAASGTSIEAEAKEGEVESLERAQSSGFSIRILKDFRQGLAYSTDFEKWPEVLDNALEAAKWTQRDENIEFSPHQHYTDVDIYDKNIVSVKEDSVIAMAMDIERAAINESARIKRVRNASASVAVSEIQIANTEGLSGFYSSTQCSFSVMAMAEENGDTQSGWHYETNRYLPEASIAASVGKTAALKALELLGAKAFKSLKTSIVMDNSVAVDFLSLIASSLSSENVQKGKSMLSGKLSQAIISKHVNIIDDATMPKNSASRPFDSEGVPSQRTVLINEGTLKGYLYNLYTAKKDNVRSTGNAARGGIKGFPLVGSSNLYIEPAGEKYKYKNLDEMFKEMGTGLYITDAMGVHMANRITGDFSVGVSGILIENGVRAFPFKEAVMSGNLLDFFKNIEAFTSEIKFYGRYGSPSLLIKDVDISG